GTTTACGCCCAAATTTTCCGCTTCACCTCTTCTCTCCTTCTCAAACTCCGTTGAACACATCAATCAATCAAATCTCACCCTAAAagaatactaattttttttactttttttcaaaaatagttaTTGTTAACATCATCTCCTTCCTTCTTCCTccagatcaaaaaaaaaaatcaaggtaTTGTTTCTTGAATTCACGCTTCTTTTTTAATGATCTGAGACCAGCTTGCGTTTTCCTCGAGTTTTGATCGGACATTCTTATTTTTCTCTGGATATAGTGCCGCATGTGAATGGCGTGAAGACTGTGTTATATAACAAGTTATGTATCAATCTACGTCTAACAAACAGGGagaatcttcttcctcttcttcacagCCTCCTCAACAACAGCAGAATGCTAACGAACAAGACCAGGAGCAACATGtacgtctctctctctttttctcattTTCAATATTCATCTCCCTATTAATATCGATCAACATATTGTTTCTTCCCAATCATAGGGTGACACATGTAGTATTCCTCCTGCTCAGTCTGGAAACGCAGACTCTCGTTCCCGTGGCACCGGCAACAACAACACCGTACTTACTTTCTTTCTTACATGATTGTGTCCCTAAGACAGAACCATACACTATCCTTCATTTTCATGTTAATTTGTGAATTCGTTTTAATgtataaacacaacatatctaaTCAAATGTACAATAATGCAAACGAAAAAGAAACAATCCTTTTAACTCTGAGTATGTTGATTGCGTTTATGTTTAGATATATCTCTGAGTATTTTAGTGAATTTGTAGGTATTCAAGAGTGGACCTCTATCTATTTCATCAAAAGGTAAGTTTTACTTGCTTCTTAATTAGCATGATATTATTACTTTCAGGAAGCCTTttgtgtgtattttttttttgcaatgcTATGATGTCCAGCTTAGGCTAGTAAGGACATATATCATGTGATCATGTCAAGTGGGTTATGCTGGCTGTTCTCACTGTGGCTGCTATATCTTAAAAACTGGCTCTTACCTCCTTATGTTTCACTTTTACACCTTTTCACATTTTTCTTGGGGGATTGTTGATAAGTAGTGTTGGGATATAACTCTAGTGCTAAAGTTCGTATTAATTTGGTTGATATGTTttcaaaaggtttttttttttaacacaggGCTTGGGTGGACATCTTGGAAGAAAAGATGGTTTATCTTGACGCGCACTTCACTTGTTTTCTTTCGAAGTGACCCGGTAAGCCTTTCACATATTCTGATGCAAAATGTTACTTCCTTGTGTGTTTCATAGAGCAGTAGAGGAGGAGGGACTAAAAGGTGGTTTTGTTTTACAGAGCGCAGTTCAACAGAGAGGCGGTGAGGTCAATTTAACCCTTGGGGGAATTGATCTCAACAATTCAGGCAGGTTGGCTTATTGTCTCTGTAACCTATATATGTATCTGTTTCGGTGTTACTAACATCATATATAACATGGGACTATTTTGTTTTTAGTGTGGTTGTTAAGGCAGATAAGAAGCTGTTGACTGTTCTCTTCCCTGATGGTCGTGATGGACGTGCCTTTACCCTCAAGGTTTCTTCCcaacttttatttctttttttttatatccttGGTCTTGTTATTATCAAatatgatttgatattttatctTGCAGGCTGACACAATGGAGGATCTACAAGAGTGGAAAACTGCACTAGAAAACGCTTTGACACAAGCACCTAGTGCTTCCCATGTTATGGGTCAAAATGGTATCTTCAGGAATGATAATGCACCAGATGCACCCCCTGTCGATGTTGATGAACCGAGTATGTTTtgtcaccttttttttttataatgtaaaaCATATGTTCCCTTCCTCTGGAGTGTTCAAGGCTGACCAGTTCGTTTCTCTTTCAGTTGATTTAGACATTgattcatttttgtattttaatccTTTTGACAGAAGATGAGACACCAACAAATTTGACTGTCTTTGGAAGACCAGTACTACTTGCTCTAGAAGAAGTTGATGGATCTCCATCTTTCTTGGAAAAAGCTCTTAGATTTGTTGAAGATCATGGTACTAGTTTCAGCCTCCCACCTTTGAATTTTCTGCTTTCGTTTTAACAGTTTTGAGCTACAAAAAAAGACAACTTTCTCTTTTCAGGAGCCAAGACAGAAGGAATCTTGAGACAAGCTGCTGATGTTGATGATGTTAACCATCGGATTCGTGAATATGAGCAAGGTCTATATATACACTGTTAAACTTCATTTCCTTGCATTGTgagtttatattaaatatgtagTCACTTTGGTTCAGGGAGAAATGAGTTCACTGCCACGGAAGATGCTCATGTTATTGGTGATTGTCTTAAGGTACCTGCCACTACAATGATGCTGAGTTAGCCTTTTTTGCTCTTTAAATCTCTCTCTTAACTGTTTTCATAAATGCGCAGACTGTTCTTAGAGAGATGCCTTCCTCTCCAGTGCCTGCATCTTGTTGCAACGCCCTTCTTGAAGCTTGCCGTAAGTTTATACTTTACTTACACTCCAAACACGTTCACATATGTTATAACGTGTAACATTATCAGGTGACCGTGGCCATAGAGTCAATGCCATGCGTGAAGCAATTAGTGAATCATTCCCTGAACCAAATCGTCGCCTTCTTCAAAGGTATATAGTCTCTTATTATCTGTTTGGCTTATTACAATAGTTTCAGTGATGAAACCTTAActttttgttattaattgtgtttgtttgttttttccttCTTGCAAGGATCCTGATGATGATGCTGGTTGTGGCCTCTAACAAAAATGTGAACCGGATGAACACAAATGCAGTTGCAGCTTGTATGGCACCTTTACTTCTTAGACCTCTTCTCCATGGTGACTGTGAAATTGAGAATGATTTTGATGTTGGCGGTGATGGCTCTGTGCAACTTCTGCAAGCTGCTGCTGCAGCTAATCATGCACAGGCTATAGTCATAACATTGTTAGAAGAATATGACAGCATCTTTGGAGTAAGATTTTACTTTATATCTCTGTTAATAAGTGTCTCCTTTGTCACATTATCATAATGATGGAAAGGTTACCATTCTGCATAGGACCGGATCGTGGCAAAGTCCAATGAAACATTGGTTTTGGtcccaaaaaatattatatgttttttatataagGATAAGCTccccaaaaaaattattgaagtttcttaaaaaatgtttataaccCCCAAAATCTCAAATCCTGCTCTGTGCATAGTGGGCTTATTTCTAGACCCTGACTTCTAGCTACATAAATGGTATATCGATGCAGGAAGGTTCCTTGTCAGCTGGCTTGTACTCTGATTCAGAAGAGAGTGGTAGTGGAAGTGAGGAGGGAACAGATGATGAAgagtatgatgatgatgaagggACACAAGGATCTGATGACTACACAGATGAGGAAGAAGACCTCGAAGATGAATCTGAAGGGTCATACAGTGAGAGTGAAGCCTCTGTAGACCATCATGGTGATGACattgataatgatgatgatcataAGGCACGGTCCCATACTAAGGTTCAGTACTTAATCCATTCTAGACTGATGATACAAGTTCCTTGTTCTCCACTCCATATTACAAGTTCCTTACTCTTCACTCCACCTTACTTGGGCATTGTGTTGTTCATATTGTAGATAAATGATAATTTAAGTTCTGAATC
The sequence above is drawn from the Brassica napus cultivar Da-Ae chromosome A8, Da-Ae, whole genome shotgun sequence genome and encodes:
- the LOC106427830 gene encoding rho GTPase-activating protein REN1-like — protein: MYQSTSNKQGESSSSSSQPPQQQQNANEQDQEQHGDTCSIPPAQSGNADSRSRGTGNNNTVFKSGPLSISSKGLGWTSWKKRWFILTRTSLVFFRSDPSAVQQRGGEVNLTLGGIDLNNSGSVVVKADKKLLTVLFPDGRDGRAFTLKADTMEDLQEWKTALENALTQAPSASHVMGQNGIFRNDNAPDAPPVDVDEPKDETPTNLTVFGRPVLLALEEVDGSPSFLEKALRFVEDHGAKTEGILRQAADVDDVNHRIREYEQGRNEFTATEDAHVIGDCLKTVLREMPSSPVPASCCNALLEACRDRGHRVNAMREAISESFPEPNRRLLQRILMMMLVVASNKNVNRMNTNAVAACMAPLLLRPLLHGDCEIENDFDVGGDGSVQLLQAAAAANHAQAIVITLLEEYDSIFGEGSLSAGLYSDSEESGSGSEEGTDDEEYDDDEGTQGSDDYTDEEEDLEDESEGSYSESEASVDHHGDDIDNDDDHKARSHTKINDNLSSESKSPKGSMKPQVTKKLLSGSNRSSLPQHDDARKDDSILAKGSDHTDVKAGEVSKTEDRNSSMKEPSTLSSASGESKRHWGRAHGKRNLSMESIDFSAEVDEADADVERLETTKSELQNKITEEVKNNAVLHSSLERRKKALYERREALEKEVERLQEQLQQERDKKAALEVGLNMSKRNQPIPEITDVKLKKDLQDVAQAEDDITSLEHKVDDLENRLGQQDVKASSGSKESRRSPEHNAKMKEKQKDTEAAASNTTLKEGQGDPRGNEIEKQQDSRGKSSQKVAGTSKRSGSKGEGNTTTSALSKLTMRLNFLKERRSQIANELSNMDKGKSSSGQPSPSSGQKKSPQESERGTGSNQNQNQDSDSSKLNSPHVLDRGRSDNGGDRSRGSGGGNHPSTTPRTFSR